GTCCTGGAGCGGCTCGACGCGCAGCGGGAGCGCTGGGACCTCTCGGAGGAGAAGCTGGCGCTCACCGCGACGGCCCTGCGGTTGCGGGGGCAGCGGCCCGAGCTGTTCGGCGGCGGGGCGACGTACGAGCCGCTGGCCGCCGAGGGGCCCGGCGCCGGGCACTGTGTGGCGTTCGTCCGCTCCGGGGAGATCGTGACGGCCGTGACACGGCTGTCGCTGCGGCTCGCGGACGCGGGGGGCTGGCGGGGGACGGAGCTCGCGCTCCCACCGGGCCGCTGGTCCGATCTGCTCGCTCCGGAGCGGGGGTTCGAGGGGCACGCGCGCGTGGAGGAGCTTTTCGCCACGTCGCCTGTGGCGCTCCTCGCGCGCGCCTCCGAAGCCGACGAGGTCGGGGATGCCGGGGAGGCCGGGGAGGCTCCCCTTGCGGCCGGTGAGGCTCCTACTGGGGCCGTACGAGGAGAGTCCGCGGACCGCGGGTCAGCAGCCCCCGGGGAGCCGGTCTGAACCCGGACGCCCAACGCAGCCCCGGCAGGGCGTCGAGCAGGGCGCGCAGGCCGTACTCGGCGGTGCGGGCGGCGAGCTCGGCGCCCGGGCAGGCGTGGCGGCCGGCGCCGAGGGCGAGACGTCCTGGGTCCGAGCGGAGGATGTCGTAGCGGTCCGGGTGGGCGAACCGGGCGGGGTCCCGGTTCGCCGCGCCGACCAGGCAGGCCACGACCGTTCCCGCGGGCAGGGGCGCACCGGCCACGGTGACGGGGCGGACCGCGCGGCGCAGCACCACGGGGGCGGGCGGGTCGCGGCGCAGGGACTCCGCCCAGGCGGCGGGGATCAGCGCGCGGCGTGCGCGGAGGAGGGCCAGTTGGTCCGGGTCGTCGAGGAGGTTGGCGAGGAACGAGGCGAAGGCGAGGGCGGTGGCCTCTCCGCCGCCGCCGAGCAGCGAGCCGACGAGTCCGCACACGGCCTCGTCGGAGAGCGGCCTGCCGTCGACCTCGGCGCCGCACAGCACGGACAGCAGGTCGGCGCCCGGTCGGGTCCTGCGGCGCGCCAGGTGCGGGCGCAGGCAGGCGTCCAGTTCGTGGTGGTGGCCGCCGAGGTGGGTGAGGCCGCCGCGGCACCACTCCTGGACGCGGGCGGTGTCTTCGTAGGGCAGGCCCAGGGCCGCCATGACCGCGGCGGTCGGCAACCACTGGCAGAACTCGGTGAAGAGGTCGGCCTCCTCGCGGGCGGCGATGCGGCGGGCCAGCACGTAGGCGGTGCGGGAGGCGCCCGCGGCCAGGGCGGCGACGGCGCGGCCCCGCAGCGCGGGCTCGACCAGGGCGCGGTGGGCGCGGTGCGTGTCGCCCTCCATGTGCGTGAGGGTCCGCCCCGGCGGCACCGCGACGAGGCCCTCCTGGCCGAGCGCCCCGCACACGTCCGCGTACCGGCTCACGACCCACGCCCCGAGCAGTTCGTCCCGCACCAGCGGAAAGCTCTCGCGCAGCACGCGGAACACGGGGTACGGGTCGCTCGCGACGCCGGGCGACGCGAGGCTGGGCGGCGCCGCCCGGGGCGCCCGCGACGCCCGGGGCCGGGTGTCCACGGGGGCGCACGACATGAACGGCGGGGGGCGCACGGCTGCCGCTGCGGAACCGGTGCTCAGAGCGGACGGGACGCGCGGAGCGGGACGTGTTTCCGGCGGGGGTATCGGGCCGTCCGGCGGGACGGGAGGGCAGCGCACCGCGGGGCTCCCACCTGTGCGTCGGCGCGGCGAGCGGCCGCGCGGGTGTGATCCAGGAGATCACTCGGCGGCCTCCGCCGCAGTTCGCGTACGTCCGTTCGAGTGAGGGCCGCCGTCGCGTCGGGACGGCCGACGCGTCCTTGACACGTCTACCGGGGCATGGGGTACTTCGATTGCCTCAGTGGTGAACCGGACGGGGGGCCAACTGGCGGTGCAGCACTATCCGAGTGTTCCTGAACTCGTCTTCTCCGCGCGACAGTTGGCAGCTCACCGTCCCGAACTGGCTTCCCTGCGCGAAGTGGGAACCTCGCGCGCGGGGCGGCCCCTGCACCTGCTCTCCATAGGGCACCGTCCGCTCTCCACAGCACCCCGCCCGCGCGCCGTCCTCGTCGTCGCGGGCGCACACGCCAACGAGCCGACCGGCGGTTCCACGCTGCTGCACATCGCCGAGCGGACCCTGCGCGATCCACGGCTGCGCGGCGACACCTCCTGGCACTTCCTGCTCTGCGCGGACCCGGACGGCGCGAGCCTGCACCGCACACCCGCCCCGCGCACCCTCCTCGACTACCACCGGAACTTCTTCCGCCCCGCGGGTCCCGAGCAGCCGGAGTGGTCGCCCTCCGTCCTGCCGCCCGACCGGCTGCCGCCGGAGACCCGCGCCCTGAACGCCGTCATCGACGAACTGCGCCCCTACTTGCAGGTGTCGTTGCACTGCACCGACCTGGGCGGCAGCTGGATACAGCTCACGAAGGACATTCCCGGCCTCGCGGAGCCGTTCGCCAAATCGGCTGCGGAACTGCACATTCCGGTGGAGACGGGGGCGTCTGACGCCGCGGGCTGGCCGGTCTCGGGACCGGGCGTCCATGTGCTGCCGCACCCCGGCACCGACGCGGCGTACCCGAGCCTGCCCGAGGACGCCCGGCGCACCACCTGGCACCGCACCCACCGCTACGGCGGACGCACCGCGATCATCGAGGTCCCGATGTGGGCCAGCGACCTGGTCGACGACCCGCAGACGCACCCGGCGCCCGCGCGGGCGATGCGGACGCTAGCGGTGCGGCTGCGGCGGGACGCGCGCCTGGTGGAGGACATCCTGGCCGAGGCCCTGCCACGGCTCTCCCACGACGGCGGCGCCGGTGGCCTCGACGGGCCGCTGCTGCGGGCCGCGCGGTGGGCGCTCGCGTTGGTGCCGGGCCTCGCCGACGACTGGCGGCGGCTGCCGCCCGCCGACACGTCCCGGGCGTACATCGGAAGCGTCGACGCCTTCGGCAGGCGCCTGCCGCTGCGGGCCGCGGCCATGCTGCTGCGGGTCCTCGACGAGGCCGGCGACCGTGCGGCGCCACGTCTTGAGATGCTCGTGGCGCAGTGGAGCGAGGCGTTCGCCGAGCGGTTCAGAGCCCGCTGGGTGCCGCTGGAGGACCAGGTGGAACACCAGTCGCGCACCACGGTCGCCGCCGCGTGGCACGCGCGCGTGGAGGCCGACGGCGACCGCGCGGCGCTTTGACGCCCACGCCCGACCGCCTGCGTCCGCGAGCGGTTCTCAGGTCGTCGAGAGACGGAACGCCATCCGGCCGAAGCTCACCGAGTCGCCGTCCTGGACGATCGCCGCCCCGGTCACCCTGCGGCCGTTCACGGACGTGCCGTTCGTCGAGCCGAGGTCGCGCAGCACCCACACACCGCCCTGCCGCCGCAGCTCGGCGTGGACCCGGGAGACCGTGTCGTGGCTCAGCCGCAGGCCGTTGGCGGGGTCGCGGCCGATCCGCAGCGGGAAGGCGCTGTCGGGTGAGGGCAGCAGCAGCTTCGGCAGCCGCTCGGCCTGCCAGGCCCTGCGCAGCTTCATCGTGAACCCGGAGACCGCTCCCACACCGCCGAGCACCATGCGCGACCAGCGGCCCTCGGTCCGCAGGTCGTCGGTGAGGGCGGCCAGTTCGTCGGGCCGCCTGGCGGCGAGCACGAGCTCCATGCGCCGCAGGAACGTGTCGTGCGAGAGCCTGCCGACGGCCGCGCCCTCCTTGAGT
The window above is part of the Streptomyces venezuelae genome. Proteins encoded here:
- a CDS encoding cytochrome P450 — translated: MDTRPRASRAPRAAPPSLASPGVASDPYPVFRVLRESFPLVRDELLGAWVVSRYADVCGALGQEGLVAVPPGRTLTHMEGDTHRAHRALVEPALRGRAVAALAAGASRTAYVLARRIAAREEADLFTEFCQWLPTAAVMAALGLPYEDTARVQEWCRGGLTHLGGHHHELDACLRPHLARRRTRPGADLLSVLCGAEVDGRPLSDEAVCGLVGSLLGGGGEATALAFASFLANLLDDPDQLALLRARRALIPAAWAESLRRDPPAPVVLRRAVRPVTVAGAPLPAGTVVACLVGAANRDPARFAHPDRYDILRSDPGRLALGAGRHACPGAELAARTAEYGLRALLDALPGLRWASGFRPAPRGLLTRGPRTLLVRPQ
- a CDS encoding M14 family zinc carboxypeptidase; protein product: MAVQHYPSVPELVFSARQLAAHRPELASLREVGTSRAGRPLHLLSIGHRPLSTAPRPRAVLVVAGAHANEPTGGSTLLHIAERTLRDPRLRGDTSWHFLLCADPDGASLHRTPAPRTLLDYHRNFFRPAGPEQPEWSPSVLPPDRLPPETRALNAVIDELRPYLQVSLHCTDLGGSWIQLTKDIPGLAEPFAKSAAELHIPVETGASDAAGWPVSGPGVHVLPHPGTDAAYPSLPEDARRTTWHRTHRYGGRTAIIEVPMWASDLVDDPQTHPAPARAMRTLAVRLRRDARLVEDILAEALPRLSHDGGAGGLDGPLLRAARWALALVPGLADDWRRLPPADTSRAYIGSVDAFGRRLPLRAAAMLLRVLDEAGDRAAPRLEMLVAQWSEAFAERFRARWVPLEDQVEHQSRTTVAAAWHARVEADGDRAAL
- a CDS encoding DUF1707 and FHA domain-containing protein — translated: MTSSFEFSTYPARVTDAERDRALDALKEGAAVGRLSHDTFLRRMELVLAARRPDELAALTDDLRTEGRWSRMVLGGVGAVSGFTMKLRRAWQAERLPKLLLPSPDSAFPLRIGRDPANGLRLSHDTVSRVHAELRRQGGVWVLRDLGSTNGTSVNGRRVTGAAIVQDGDSVSFGRMAFRLSTT